The following are encoded together in the Pseudomonas sediminis genome:
- a CDS encoding MBL fold metallo-hydrolase RNA specificity domain-containing protein, with product MALLTFLGAIQQVTGSCYLVESRDGAKVLLECGMHQGRRQEEDQNRSAFPFDPRELDAVVISHAHLDHSGLLPRLVAEGYRGPIHATEASSELLELMLLDSAFLQEKDAEWENRWRARQGKPAITPLYTIAHAEQALSQRRAHAYGTTIEVAKGVQVTFHNAGHILGSAIVEMQVQDHHLQRHLVFSGDLGNTCSPLMQAPTQLNKADVLLMESTYGDRDHRPSDETLEELAEILQQAHKEGGNVLIPSFAVGRTQDLIYYLGRFYQEGRLPQQAVFLDSPMAIRANAIYSRFHDQFAAEDRAALAAKGVTRVEDWLPILRCTPTAEESMAINRIKSGAIIIAGAGMCNGGRIVHHFKHNLWRENCHLVFPGFQAKGTLGRLIVDGAETVKVLHQRIAVKARVHTLGGFSAHAGQSQLLDWASQFEHHPELYLVHGELDKMQALQAALRERLNWIANIPEPGEQIAL from the coding sequence ATGGCCCTGCTCACTTTTCTCGGTGCAATCCAACAAGTTACCGGCTCCTGCTACCTGGTGGAGAGTCGCGACGGGGCCAAGGTCCTGCTCGAATGCGGCATGCACCAGGGGCGCCGCCAGGAAGAGGACCAGAACCGCAGCGCCTTCCCCTTCGACCCGCGGGAGCTGGATGCGGTGGTGATCTCCCATGCCCACCTCGATCACAGCGGGCTGCTGCCACGCCTGGTCGCCGAGGGTTATCGCGGCCCGATCCACGCCACTGAGGCCAGCAGCGAACTGCTCGAACTGATGCTGCTGGATTCGGCCTTCCTCCAGGAGAAGGACGCCGAGTGGGAGAACCGCTGGCGTGCCCGCCAGGGCAAGCCGGCGATCACGCCGCTCTACACCATCGCCCATGCCGAGCAGGCGCTCAGCCAGCGCCGCGCGCATGCCTACGGCACAACGATCGAGGTGGCCAAGGGCGTGCAGGTCACCTTCCACAATGCCGGCCACATTCTCGGCTCGGCCATCGTCGAAATGCAGGTGCAGGATCACCACCTGCAGCGTCATCTGGTGTTCTCCGGCGACCTGGGCAATACCTGCTCGCCACTGATGCAGGCGCCGACCCAACTGAACAAGGCCGACGTACTGCTGATGGAGTCGACCTACGGCGACCGTGATCATCGCCCCAGTGACGAAACCCTGGAGGAGCTGGCCGAGATTCTGCAGCAGGCGCACAAGGAAGGTGGCAACGTGCTGATCCCCTCCTTCGCCGTCGGCCGCACCCAGGATCTGATCTACTACCTCGGCCGCTTCTATCAGGAAGGCCGCCTGCCGCAGCAGGCGGTATTCCTCGACAGCCCCATGGCCATACGCGCCAATGCCATCTACAGCCGCTTCCATGATCAGTTCGCCGCCGAAGACCGCGCTGCACTGGCTGCCAAGGGTGTCACCCGGGTAGAGGACTGGCTACCGATCCTGCGCTGCACGCCAACGGCGGAAGAGTCCATGGCGATCAACCGGATCAAGAGCGGCGCGATCATCATTGCCGGCGCCGGCATGTGCAACGGCGGGCGTATCGTCCACCACTTCAAGCACAATCTGTGGCGCGAGAACTGCCATCTGGTCTTCCCCGGTTTCCAGGCCAAGGGCACGCTCGGCCGCCTGATCGTCGACGGCGCAGAAACGGTCAAAGTGCTGCACCAGCGCATTGCGGTGAAAGCCAGGGTGCACACGCTGGGCGGTTTTTCTGCGCACGCCGGTCAGTCGCAGCTGCTCGACTGGGCGAGCCAGTTCGAGCACCACCCCGAGCTGTACCTGGTGCACGGCGAGCTGGATAAGATGCAGGCCCTGCAAGCCGCCCTGCGCGAACGCCTGAACTGGATCGCCAACATTCCCGAACCCGGTGAGCAGATCGCCCTGTAA
- the ybgC gene encoding tol-pal system-associated acyl-CoA thioesterase, which yields MRAQNGVQPFSHHCRVYYEDTDAGGIVYYVNYLKFMERARTERLRELGYAQSTLAGEGLLFVVHSAEARYHAPARLDDELVISADVIELNRASLRFRQQVRRATDDVLLCEGQFLVACVRADNLKPRAIPETLRHAFAGTQAPGLIAAGE from the coding sequence ATGCGCGCGCAAAACGGAGTCCAGCCGTTCAGCCACCATTGCCGGGTCTATTACGAAGACACCGATGCAGGCGGCATCGTCTACTACGTCAACTATCTCAAATTCATGGAGCGGGCTCGCACCGAGCGCCTGCGTGAGCTGGGTTATGCCCAGTCGACGCTTGCCGGTGAGGGCCTGTTGTTCGTCGTGCATTCGGCCGAGGCGCGCTATCACGCGCCGGCGCGACTGGATGACGAGCTGGTGATCAGCGCCGATGTGATCGAATTGAACCGTGCCAGCCTGCGCTTTCGTCAACAGGTCAGGCGGGCTACGGATGATGTGCTGCTCTGTGAAGGGCAGTTTCTGGTGGCCTGTGTGCGCGCCGACAACTTGAAACCCCGGGCTATCCCCGAAACCCTGCGACACGCGTTCGCCGGGACGCAGGCGCCGGGTTTAATTGCAGCAGGAGAGTAA
- the nadA gene encoding quinolinate synthase NadA — translation MTQISERLLVQAHLDAKQPKPLTVEEEAFYRREIAAELKKQNAVLVAHYYCDPVIQALAEEIGGCVSDSLEMARFGNQHPAQTVVVAGVKFMGETAKILNPEKRVLMPTLEATCSLDLGCPVDEFSAFCDQHPERTVVVYANTSAAVKARADWVVTSSCALEIVESLMDNGETIIWAPDKHLGNYIQRETGADMLLWDGACIVHEEFKSKQLLDMKALYPDAAILVHPESPQNVVELADAVGSTSQLIKAAQTLPNSTFIVATDRGIFYKMQQLCPDKTFIEAPTAGNGAACRSCAHCPWMAMNTLERVLTGLRQGSGEIHVDPALIPKAIKPLKRMLDFTQAARMKVAGNA, via the coding sequence ATGACGCAAATTTCCGAACGCCTTCTGGTCCAGGCCCACCTCGATGCAAAGCAGCCCAAACCGCTGACTGTCGAGGAGGAAGCTTTCTATCGCCGTGAAATCGCCGCCGAGCTGAAGAAGCAGAATGCGGTGCTGGTAGCGCACTATTACTGCGATCCGGTCATCCAGGCGCTGGCTGAGGAAATCGGTGGCTGCGTTTCCGACTCCCTGGAAATGGCTCGCTTCGGCAATCAGCATCCGGCACAGACTGTGGTGGTAGCCGGGGTCAAGTTCATGGGTGAGACGGCGAAGATCCTCAACCCGGAAAAGCGCGTGCTGATGCCGACCCTGGAGGCGACCTGTTCGCTCGACCTGGGCTGCCCGGTGGATGAGTTCTCGGCCTTCTGCGACCAGCACCCGGAGCGCACCGTGGTGGTTTACGCCAACACCTCGGCCGCCGTGAAGGCGCGCGCCGACTGGGTGGTGACCTCCAGCTGCGCGTTGGAGATCGTCGAGAGTCTGATGGACAACGGTGAGACCATCATCTGGGCGCCAGACAAGCATCTGGGCAACTACATCCAGCGCGAGACCGGCGCCGACATGCTGCTGTGGGACGGCGCCTGCATCGTGCACGAGGAGTTCAAGTCCAAGCAGCTGTTGGACATGAAAGCCCTGTACCCGGACGCCGCCATTCTGGTGCACCCGGAGTCGCCGCAGAACGTGGTGGAGCTGGCCGATGCCGTGGGTTCCACCAGCCAGTTGATCAAGGCGGCGCAGACCCTGCCCAACTCGACCTTCATCGTCGCCACCGACCGCGGCATCTTCTACAAGATGCAGCAGCTGTGCCCGGACAAGACCTTTATCGAGGCGCCCACTGCCGGTAATGGTGCCGCCTGCCGCAGCTGCGCGCACTGCCCGTGGATGGCGATGAATACGCTGGAGCGCGTGCTGACCGGCTTGCGTCAGGGGTCTGGCGAGATTCATGTTGATCCGGCACTGATCCCCAAGGCGATCAAACCGCTCAAGCGTATGCTGGATTTCACCCAGGCTGCGCGAATGAAGGTCGCGGGTAACGCCTGA
- the ybgF gene encoding tol-pal system protein YbgF, with amino-acid sequence MRDCRRILTLLTLALPLAAMAEVPVLESSSMQQGSSYPPAGYGTAGSSAGAGAQAPASAQGMLFNQLEQMQQEIAQLRGMVEEQQNEIQRLKQEGLERYQDLDQRISSGAAGGAPAQNSADGAVNANGTPTPPAAQQQAGAEPGDPAKEKLYYDAAFDLIKAKDFDKASQAFTAFLNRYPSSQYAGNAQYWLGEVNLAKGDLQAAGQAFAKVSQAYPSHAKVPDSLFKLADVERRLGHNDKARGILQQVIAQYPGSSAAQLAQRDLQRL; translated from the coding sequence ATGCGAGATTGCCGCCGTATCCTGACCCTTCTGACACTCGCCTTGCCGCTCGCGGCGATGGCGGAGGTTCCCGTACTGGAAAGCAGCTCCATGCAACAGGGCAGCAGCTATCCACCGGCGGGTTATGGTACGGCCGGCTCCTCTGCCGGAGCGGGTGCGCAAGCACCCGCTTCTGCGCAGGGTATGCTGTTCAACCAACTCGAGCAGATGCAGCAGGAAATTGCTCAACTGCGGGGCATGGTCGAAGAGCAGCAGAATGAAATCCAGCGCCTCAAGCAGGAAGGCCTGGAGCGTTACCAGGATCTGGATCAACGCATTTCTTCCGGTGCTGCCGGTGGAGCTCCCGCACAGAATTCAGCCGATGGCGCGGTAAACGCCAATGGCACCCCGACGCCACCTGCCGCACAGCAGCAGGCCGGCGCCGAGCCGGGTGATCCGGCCAAGGAAAAACTCTATTACGACGCCGCCTTCGACCTGATCAAGGCCAAGGATTTCGACAAGGCGTCGCAGGCGTTCACCGCCTTTCTCAACCGTTATCCCAGCAGCCAATATGCGGGTAACGCCCAGTATTGGTTGGGTGAGGTGAATCTGGCCAAGGGTGACTTGCAGGCAGCCGGTCAAGCCTTTGCCAAGGTCAGCCAGGCTTATCCGAGTCACGCCAAGGTGCCAGATTCACTGTTCAAGCTGGCCGATGTCGAACGTCGCCTGGGTCACAACGACAAGGCTCGTGGCATTCTTCAGCAAGTCATCGCGCAGTACCCGGGTAGCTCGGCCGCCCAGCTGGCTCAGCGCGACCTGCAACGGCTGTAG
- the tolB gene encoding Tol-Pal system beta propeller repeat protein TolB: MLITCISLSAWAEEKNILVTSGADRAIPIAVVPFGWQGGSVLPEDMSQIIGNDLRNSGYFEPIPRQNMISLPAQASEVMYRDWKALGAQYVLVGNIVPNGGRLQVQYALFNVNTEQQIMTGNVGGGTDQMRDMAHHIADQSFEKLTGVKGAFSTRLLYVTAERMGTNNTRYTLQRSDYDGARAVTLLQSREPILSPSFAPDGRRIAYVSFEQRRPRIFVQHIDTGRREQITNFEGLNGAPAWSPDGNRLAFVLSRDGNPEIYVMDMGSRQMRRITNHYAIDTEPFWGKDGQTLYFTSDRAGRPQIYKTNINSGAVERVTFVGNYNANPKLSADEKTLVMIHRQDGFTVFKVAAQDLETNRLRILSDTSLDESPTVAPNGTMLIYATRQQGRGVLMLASTNGRVRLPLPTAQGEVREPSWSPYLN; encoded by the coding sequence TTGCTGATCACTTGCATTTCATTAAGTGCATGGGCAGAAGAAAAAAATATTTTGGTGACGAGTGGGGCTGATCGTGCGATCCCCATCGCCGTGGTGCCGTTCGGCTGGCAAGGTGGTTCGGTACTGCCTGAAGACATGTCGCAGATCATCGGTAACGACCTGCGCAACTCCGGCTATTTCGAGCCGATCCCTCGGCAGAACATGATCAGCCTGCCAGCCCAGGCCAGCGAGGTCATGTACCGCGACTGGAAGGCACTGGGCGCCCAGTACGTGCTGGTCGGCAACATCGTGCCCAATGGTGGTCGGCTGCAGGTGCAGTACGCGCTGTTCAACGTCAACACCGAGCAGCAGATCATGACCGGAAATGTCGGTGGTGGTACCGATCAGATGCGCGACATGGCTCACCATATCGCCGACCAGTCGTTCGAGAAGCTCACCGGCGTCAAGGGGGCGTTTTCCACGCGCCTGCTGTACGTCACTGCCGAGCGCATGGGCACCAACAACACCCGTTACACCCTGCAGCGTTCCGACTACGACGGTGCCCGTGCGGTAACCCTGCTGCAATCGCGTGAGCCGATCCTGTCGCCGTCGTTCGCACCGGATGGCCGCCGTATCGCTTACGTCTCGTTCGAGCAGCGTCGCCCGCGCATCTTCGTGCAGCACATCGACACCGGTCGTCGTGAGCAGATCACCAACTTCGAAGGCCTCAACGGTGCACCGGCCTGGTCGCCAGACGGCAACCGCCTAGCCTTCGTGCTGTCTCGCGATGGCAACCCGGAAATCTATGTGATGGACATGGGCAGCCGGCAGATGCGCCGCATTACCAACCATTACGCCATTGATACCGAACCCTTCTGGGGCAAGGACGGTCAGACGCTGTACTTCACTTCGGATCGTGCGGGTCGTCCGCAGATCTACAAGACCAATATCAATAGCGGGGCAGTGGAGCGTGTGACCTTCGTCGGTAACTACAACGCCAACCCGAAATTGTCGGCTGATGAGAAGACCCTGGTGATGATTCATCGTCAGGACGGCTTCACCGTGTTCAAAGTGGCTGCACAGGACCTGGAAACCAACCGTTTGCGCATACTTTCAGACACAAGTTTGGATGAGTCGCCCACTGTTGCGCCCAATGGCACCATGCTAATCTACGCCACCCGCCAGCAGGGCCGGGGAGTCTTGATGTTGGCGTCCACCAATGGACGCGTGAGGCTCCCTCTTCCTACCGCTCAAGGCGAAGTTCGAGAGCCTTCTTGGTCCCCTTACCTGAACTGA
- the pal gene encoding peptidoglycan-associated lipoprotein Pal — protein MEMLKFGKFAALSLALAVAVGCSSKGGDAAGEGAVDPNAGYGANTGAVDGSLSEEAALRAITTFYFEYDSSDLKAEAMRALDVHAKDLKGNGARVVLEGHADERGTREYNMALGERRAKAVQRYLVLQGVSPAQLELVSYGEERPVATGNDEQSWAQNRRVELRK, from the coding sequence ATGGAAATGCTGAAATTCGGTAAGTTCGCTGCACTGTCCCTGGCTCTCGCCGTTGCTGTAGGTTGCTCCTCCAAAGGCGGCGACGCTGCTGGCGAAGGTGCTGTTGACCCGAACGCTGGCTACGGTGCCAACACTGGCGCTGTTGATGGCAGCCTGAGCGAAGAAGCTGCTCTGCGCGCTATCACCACCTTCTACTTCGAGTACGACAGCTCCGACCTGAAAGCCGAAGCCATGCGCGCTCTGGACGTACACGCCAAGGACCTGAAAGGCAACGGCGCTCGCGTCGTTCTGGAAGGCCACGCTGACGAGCGCGGTACCCGTGAGTACAACATGGCTCTGGGCGAGCGTCGTGCCAAGGCCGTTCAACGCTACCTGGTTCTGCAGGGCGTTTCCCCGGCTCAGCTGGAACTGGTTTCCTACGGCGAAGAGCGTCCGGTTGCCACTGGCAACGACGAGCAGTCCTGGGCTCAGAACCGTCGCGTAGAGCTGCGTAAGTAA
- the tolQ gene encoding protein TolQ, which yields MEANAVDHMSMWSLISNASFVVQLVMLTLVAASVISWVMIFQRSNAIRAAKRALDNFEDRFWSGIDLSKLYRQAGSNPDPDSGLEQIFRAGFKEFSRLRQQQGVDPDAVMDGVARAMRVAISREEEKLETALPFLATVGSTSPYIGLFGTVWGIMNSFRGLAQVQQATLATVAPGIAEALIATAIGLFAAIPAVIAYNRFSARSEMLIGRYYTFADEFQAILHRKVHTSED from the coding sequence GTGGAAGCTAACGCCGTTGACCATATGTCGATGTGGAGTCTGATCAGTAACGCCAGCTTTGTGGTTCAGCTGGTCATGCTGACTCTGGTGGCCGCCTCGGTCATTTCCTGGGTGATGATCTTCCAGCGCAGTAATGCCATCCGCGCCGCCAAGCGTGCGCTGGACAATTTCGAGGACCGCTTCTGGTCCGGCATCGACCTGTCCAAACTGTACCGCCAGGCGGGCAGCAACCCGGACCCGGATTCCGGTCTGGAGCAGATCTTCCGTGCCGGCTTCAAGGAGTTCTCCCGTCTGCGTCAGCAGCAGGGCGTCGACCCGGATGCGGTGATGGACGGTGTGGCGCGCGCCATGCGTGTGGCCATCTCCCGTGAAGAGGAAAAATTGGAGACCGCTCTGCCGTTCCTGGCAACCGTCGGTTCCACCAGCCCTTATATCGGCCTGTTCGGCACCGTATGGGGCATCATGAACTCCTTCCGCGGTCTGGCTCAGGTGCAGCAAGCCACTCTGGCTACCGTGGCGCCGGGCATTGCAGAAGCGCTGATCGCTACCGCCATCGGCCTGTTCGCAGCAATCCCGGCGGTCATCGCCTACAACCGCTTCTCTGCCCGCAGCGAAATGCTGATCGGCCGTTACTACACCTTCGCCGACGAGTTCCAGGCCATCCTGCACCGTAAAGTGCACACCTCGGAAGACTAA
- the tolA gene encoding cell envelope integrity protein TolA: protein MQQTERSQSESYFWPVVWAVGLHVLMFAMLFVSFAFTPELPPARPVVQATLYQLQSQSQATTQTTQKVAGEAQKTSAPQFETERLEQKKAEEQKQAQAEAQKVAAAKKAEEQKQAEEARKAEAAKKAEADKAAEQKRQADIAKKRAEEEAKKKAAEDAKKKAAEDAKKKAAEEAKKKAAAEAAKKKAAEDAKRKAEEARRKAAEDQKAAALADLLSDNVERQQTIADTHGDQVAGSYDDLIRRLVSESWSRPPSARNGMSVVVQINMLPDGTITNASVSRSSGDSAFDSSAISAVRAVGRIPEMRGIPAADFAPYRSFKMTFTPEDLSL, encoded by the coding sequence ATGCAGCAAACCGAGCGTTCGCAATCGGAAAGCTACTTCTGGCCCGTGGTTTGGGCGGTGGGTCTGCATGTCCTGATGTTCGCCATGCTGTTCGTCAGCTTCGCCTTCACCCCGGAGCTGCCACCGGCGCGCCCAGTGGTGCAGGCTACGCTGTATCAGTTGCAGTCGCAGAGCCAGGCCACCACGCAGACCACGCAGAAGGTTGCAGGCGAAGCGCAGAAGACCTCGGCGCCGCAGTTCGAGACCGAAAGGCTGGAACAGAAGAAAGCCGAAGAGCAGAAGCAGGCCCAGGCCGAAGCGCAGAAGGTAGCCGCAGCCAAGAAAGCCGAGGAACAAAAGCAGGCCGAAGAAGCTCGAAAGGCCGAGGCGGCGAAGAAAGCCGAGGCCGATAAGGCCGCCGAGCAGAAACGCCAGGCCGATATCGCCAAGAAGCGCGCCGAGGAAGAGGCGAAGAAGAAAGCCGCAGAGGACGCCAAGAAGAAGGCTGCCGAGGACGCGAAAAAGAAAGCGGCGGAAGAGGCGAAGAAAAAGGCTGCTGCCGAAGCTGCTAAGAAGAAGGCTGCCGAGGATGCCAAGCGCAAGGCCGAAGAGGCCCGGCGCAAGGCGGCCGAGGATCAGAAGGCTGCGGCGCTGGCCGATTTGCTGTCGGACAACGTAGAGAGGCAGCAAACAATTGCCGATACGCATGGTGATCAAGTCGCCGGTAGCTATGACGATTTGATTCGGCGTTTGGTTTCTGAAAGCTGGAGTCGTCCGCCTTCGGCGCGTAATGGCATGAGTGTCGTTGTCCAGATAAATATGCTACCGGATGGGACTATCACTAATGCATCCGTGTCTCGATCCAGTGGAGACAGCGCATTTGATAGTTCAGCTATCTCAGCGGTGCGTGCCGTGGGCCGTATTCCTGAGATGAGGGGAATTCCGGCTGCTGACTTTGCGCCTTATCGCTCATTCAAAATGACGTTCACACCCGAGGATCTGTCGCTGTGA
- a CDS encoding LOG family protein: MPYEADDYLSRHVQTSEVDLTRKVDELVALAAPGNSPNLQLYREMLSTVIHMAQADRNRWDAKIMLQTLREMENAFGVLEQLKRRRKVTVFGSARTPADHPLYLQARELGARLAQRDLMVITGAGGGIMAAAHEGAGVDNSLGFNITLPFEQTANSTMRGSNHLLSFHFFFLRKLFFVKEADGLVLCPGGFGTLDEALEVLTLIQTGKSPLVPVVLLDQPGGSYWKDALGFMRRQLEDNGYILPSDLNLMHLVYSAEEAVDEIVHFYRNFHSSRWLKDSFVIRLNHPLNEQTLARLDEEFSGLCKSGGFTQQPHCELENDEPELCHLTRLAFAFNGRDYGRLRALLDVVNEPENWAS, encoded by the coding sequence ATGCCTTACGAAGCGGACGACTATCTGTCGCGCCACGTGCAAACCAGCGAAGTCGACCTGACCCGCAAGGTCGACGAACTGGTGGCACTGGCAGCCCCCGGCAACAGCCCGAACCTGCAGCTGTACCGGGAAATGCTCAGTACCGTGATCCATATGGCCCAGGCGGACCGCAACCGCTGGGACGCCAAGATCATGCTGCAGACCCTGCGCGAGATGGAAAATGCCTTCGGTGTACTGGAACAGCTCAAGCGTCGGCGCAAGGTCACCGTCTTCGGCTCGGCCCGCACGCCAGCCGATCATCCGCTGTACCTGCAGGCTCGTGAACTGGGCGCACGGTTGGCGCAGCGTGACCTGATGGTGATCACCGGCGCAGGCGGCGGCATCATGGCCGCCGCCCATGAAGGCGCCGGCGTGGACAACAGCCTGGGGTTCAACATCACCCTGCCCTTCGAACAAACGGCCAACTCGACGATGCGCGGCAGCAACCACCTGCTGTCATTCCATTTCTTCTTCCTGCGCAAGCTGTTCTTCGTCAAGGAGGCCGACGGTCTGGTGCTTTGCCCCGGCGGTTTCGGCACGCTCGACGAGGCGCTGGAAGTGCTGACCCTGATCCAGACAGGCAAAAGCCCGCTGGTACCGGTGGTATTGCTCGATCAGCCGGGTGGCAGCTACTGGAAGGACGCCCTGGGCTTCATGCGCCGCCAGCTTGAAGACAATGGCTACATCCTGCCCAGCGATCTGAACCTGATGCACCTGGTGTACAGCGCCGAAGAAGCGGTAGATGAAATCGTCCACTTCTATCGCAACTTCCACTCCAGCCGCTGGCTCAAGGATAGCTTCGTGATTCGTCTCAACCACCCGCTCAACGAGCAGACACTCGCGCGACTCGACGAGGAATTCAGCGGACTGTGCAAGAGCGGTGGTTTCACTCAGCAGCCCCATTGCGAGCTGGAAAACGACGAGCCCGAGCTGTGCCACCTAACGCGCCTGGCCTTTGCCTTCAACGGTCGTGACTATGGCCGCCTGCGTGCGCTGCTAGACGTGGTCAACGAGCCGGAGAACTGGGCAAGCTGA
- the queE gene encoding 7-carboxy-7-deazaguanine synthase QueE, translating into MQETLRITEIFYSLQGETRTAGLPTVFVRLTGCPLRCQYCDTAYAFSGGEVVTLDSILDQVAAYRPRYVCVTGGEPLAQPNCIPLLTHLCNAGYEVSLETSGALDVSAVDPRVSKVLDLKTPGSAEVQRNRYENVQWLTRNDQVKFVICSREDYDWAASKLIEYDLAARAGEVLLSPSHKQVDARALADWIVTDNLPVRLQLQLHKILWNDEPGH; encoded by the coding sequence ATGCAAGAAACCCTGCGCATCACCGAGATTTTCTACTCGTTGCAGGGGGAAACGCGTACCGCCGGCTTGCCGACGGTATTCGTGCGCCTGACCGGCTGTCCCCTGCGCTGTCAGTACTGTGATACCGCCTACGCCTTCAGTGGCGGCGAGGTCGTCACCCTGGACAGTATCCTCGACCAAGTGGCTGCCTATCGGCCGCGCTACGTGTGCGTAACCGGCGGCGAGCCGCTGGCCCAGCCGAACTGCATCCCCTTGCTCACGCATCTGTGCAATGCCGGTTACGAGGTATCACTGGAAACCAGTGGCGCGCTCGATGTATCGGCAGTCGATCCGCGCGTCAGCAAGGTGCTCGACCTGAAGACCCCGGGCTCTGCCGAAGTGCAGCGCAATCGCTACGAGAATGTCCAGTGGCTGACTCGTAATGACCAGGTCAAGTTCGTCATCTGCTCGCGTGAAGACTACGACTGGGCAGCATCCAAACTGATCGAGTATGACCTGGCCGCGCGTGCCGGCGAGGTGCTGCTCTCGCCCAGTCACAAACAGGTCGATGCACGTGCGCTAGCCGACTGGATCGTGACCGATAACCTGCCAGTACGCCTGCAACTGCAACTGCACAAGATTCTCTGGAACGACGAGCCGGGACACTGA
- the queC gene encoding 7-cyano-7-deazaguanine synthase QueC, which produces MNEKKAVILLSGGLDSATVVAMAKAEGYSCYSMSFDYGQRHRAELQAAERVARQLGVVEHKVIGLNLNGIGGSALTDSSIAVPESPSEGIPATYVPARNTVFLALALGWAEVLEARDIFIGVNAVDYSGYPDCRSEFVDAFERMANLATKAGVEGQGFVIRAPLQQMSKGEIIQAGMRLGVDYALTVSCYQADDDGRACGKCDSCRLRAAGFTAAGVPDATRYV; this is translated from the coding sequence ATGAACGAGAAGAAAGCGGTCATCCTCCTTTCCGGTGGCCTGGACTCGGCCACCGTGGTCGCCATGGCCAAGGCCGAAGGCTACAGCTGCTACAGCATGAGTTTCGATTACGGGCAGCGCCATCGAGCCGAGTTGCAGGCAGCCGAGCGTGTGGCGCGGCAGCTGGGAGTGGTCGAGCACAAGGTGATCGGCCTGAACCTCAACGGCATCGGCGGTTCGGCATTGACCGATAGCAGCATTGCCGTGCCCGAATCGCCCTCTGAAGGTATTCCCGCCACCTACGTGCCGGCACGCAATACGGTGTTCCTGGCGCTGGCGTTGGGCTGGGCCGAGGTGCTCGAGGCGCGCGATATCTTCATTGGCGTCAACGCGGTGGATTACTCGGGCTACCCGGATTGCCGCTCCGAGTTCGTCGACGCCTTCGAGCGTATGGCCAACCTGGCAACCAAGGCGGGTGTGGAGGGGCAGGGCTTTGTCATTCGCGCACCGCTGCAGCAGATGAGCAAGGGCGAGATCATCCAGGCCGGTATGCGCCTGGGCGTGGATTACGCACTCACGGTATCTTGCTACCAGGCCGATGATGACGGCCGCGCCTGTGGCAAGTGCGACAGCTGTCGCCTGCGTGCAGCCGGTTTCACCGCAGCCGGGGTGCCTGACGCTACGCGCTATGTGTGA
- the tolR gene encoding protein TolR encodes MARIRNRRKPVAEMNVVPYIDVMLVLLVIFMVTAPMLNQGVKVDLPKVSSEALPQDNDAQVLTISIKADKTYYWNMGSEVDVDTEQERASTLEQMTQAVSAIIAENRRQGKQVQVFVRGDRTVDYGTVMSAMGGLQQADVGNVGLITEAP; translated from the coding sequence ATGGCGAGAATTCGCAACAGACGCAAACCGGTCGCCGAGATGAACGTGGTGCCCTACATCGACGTGATGTTGGTACTGCTGGTCATCTTCATGGTCACCGCGCCGATGCTCAATCAGGGCGTCAAGGTCGATCTGCCCAAGGTCAGCAGTGAAGCGCTGCCGCAGGACAACGACGCCCAGGTGCTGACCATTTCCATCAAGGCTGACAAGACCTACTACTGGAACATGGGTAGCGAGGTCGACGTCGATACCGAGCAGGAGCGTGCCTCGACCCTCGAGCAGATGACTCAGGCTGTGTCGGCGATCATTGCCGAGAACCGTCGTCAGGGTAAGCAGGTGCAGGTATTCGTGCGTGGTGATCGCACGGTCGATTACGGCACCGTGATGTCGGCCATGGGCGGTCTGCAGCAGGCCGACGTGGGCAACGTCGGACTGATTACCGAGGCTCCCTGA